In a single window of the Jaculus jaculus isolate mJacJac1 chromosome 9, mJacJac1.mat.Y.cur, whole genome shotgun sequence genome:
- the Coasy gene encoding bifunctional coenzyme A synthase isoform X1 → MAVFGSGLLVLTSPLAVLAPRLAPILTSAARLVNHTLYVHLQPGLSLEGPAQPQASPVQATFEVLDFIAHLYAGADLHRHLDVRILLTNIQTKSTFLPSLSSSVQNLAHPPEVVLTDFQTLDGSQYNPAKQKLERYATSCYSCCSHLSSVLLYPDYGAGEIPVDTSNVPLPSTIRPASPVARSPKQPVRGYLRGAVGGTFDRLHNAHKVLLSVACVLAKERLVVGVADKDLLKSKLLPELLQPYEKRVECLSEFLVDVKPSLTFDVVPLLDPYGPAGSDPFLEFLVVSEETYRGGMAVNRFRLEHDLEELALYQIQLLKDEHHRENEEDKVSSSTFRQRLLGSLLRRPNERPDLPSGLYVLGLTGISGSGKSSIAQRLKGLGAFVIDSDQLGHRAYAPGGPAYQPVVEAFGTDILHKDGLINRKVLGSRVFGNKKQLKMLTDIMWPVIAKLAREEMDVAVAEGKNVCVIDAAMLLEAGWQNMVHEVWTVVIPETEAIRRIMERDGLSEAAAQSRLQSQMSGQQLVNESHVVLSTLWEPHVTQCQVEKAWNLLQKRLPKTPQAQEWQ, encoded by the exons ATGGCTGTATTTGGGTCAGGACTTTTGGTGCTGACATCGCCGCTGGCCGTCCTGGCCCCTCGCCTGGCTCCCATCCTGACCTCAGCGGCCCGTCTGGTGAACCACACACTCTATGTGCATCTGCAGCCCGGCTTGAGCCTGGAGGGTCCGGCTCAGCCCCAGGCCAGCCCTGTGCAGGCCACGTTCGAGGTTCTGGATTTCATCGCACACTTGTACGCAGGCGCCGACCTTCACAGGCACCTGGACGTCAGAATCCTACTGACCAACATCCAAACCAAAAGCACCTTTCTCCCTTCACTGTCCAGTTCGGTCCAGAATCTGGCCCACCCTCCGGAAGTAGTGCTGACAGACTTCCAGACTCTGGATGGAAGCCAGTACAACCCTGCGAAGCAGAAGCTAGAGCGTTACGCCACCAGCTGTTACAGCTGTTGTTCGCATCTGTCTTCAGTGTTGCTGTACCccgattatggggctggagagattcccgTGGACACCTCGAATGTCCCCTTACCCTCCACCATCAGGCCAGCTTCTCCTGTGGCCAGGTCCCCAAAGCAACCTGTGCGTGGCTACCTCCGTGGGGCGGTGGGTGGCACGTTTGACCGGCTGCACAATGCCCACAAAGTGCTACTCAGTGTGGCATGTGTCCTGGCCAAGGAGCGGCTCGTGGTGGGAGTAGCAGACAAAGATCTGTTGAAGA GTAAGTTGCTCCCTGAGCTGCTTCAGCCTTACGAAAAACGTGTAGAATGTCTGAGTGAGTTCCTGGTGGATGTCAAGCCCTCCCTGACGTTTGATGTCGTCCCCCTACTGGACCCCTATGGGCCGGCCGGCTCTGACCCCTTCCTGGAGTTCCTGGTGGTCAGCGAGGAGACCTATCGTGGAGGGATGGCCGTCAACCGCTTCCGCCTTGAGCAT GACCTGGAGGAGCTTGCCTTGTACCAGATCCAGCTGTTGAAGGACGAACACCACAGGGAAAATGAAGAAGACAAAGTCAGCTCCTCCACCTTCCGCCAGCGACTCCTGGGAAGCCTGCTTCGGCGTCCAAAT GAGAGGCCAGATCTCCCTTCCGGTCTCTATGTGCTTGGGCTGACTGGCATCAGTGGCTCTGGGAAGAGCTCAATAGCTCAGCGCCTGAAGGGTCTGGGAGCATTTGTCATAGACAGTGACCAACTGGGCCATCGGGCCTATGCCCCTGGGGGTCCTGCCTACCAGCCTGTGGTGGAGGCCTTTGGAACAG ATATTCTCCATAAAGATGGCCTTATCAACAGGAAGGTGCTCGGCAGCCGAGTATTTGGGAACAAG AAGCAACTGAAAATGCTCACAGACATTATGTGGCCAGTCATCGCAAAGCTGGCCCGAGAGGAAATGGATGTGGCTGTGGCTGAGG GAAAGAATGTATGTGTGATTGATGCTGCCATGTTGCTTGAAGCCGGCTGGCAGAACATGGTACATGAGGTGTGGACCGTTGTCATCCCTGAGACTGAG GCCATACGGCGCATTATGGAGAGAGATGGCCTGAGTGAAGCTGCTGCCCAGAGCCGGCTGCAGAGCCAGATGAGCGGGCAGCAGCTTGTGAACGAGAGCCACGTGGTGCTGAGCACCTTGTGGGAGCCACATGTCACCCAATGCCAG GTGGAAAAAGCCTGGAATCTTCTACAGAAGCGCCTCCCCAAGACTCCTCAGGCCCAGGAATGGCAGTGA
- the Coasy gene encoding bifunctional coenzyme A synthase isoform X2 → MAVFGSGLLVLTSPLAVLAPRLAPILTSAARLVNHTLYVHLQPGLSLEGPAQPQASPVQATFEVLDFIAHLYAGADLHRHLDVRILLTNIQTKSTFLPSLSSSVQNLAHPPEVVLTDFQTLDGSQYNPAKQKLERYATSCYSCCSHLSSVLLYPDYGAGEIPVDTSNVPLPSTIRPASPVARSPKQPVRGYLRGAVGGTFDRLHNAHKVLLSVACVLAKERLVVGVADKDLLKSKLLPELLQPYEKRVECLSEFLVDVKPSLTFDVVPLLDPYGPAGSDPFLEFLVVSEETYRGGMAVNRFRLEHDLEELALYQIQLLKDEHHRENEEDKVSSSTFRQRLLGSLLRRPNERPDLPSGLYVLGLTGISGSGKSSIAQRLKGLGAFVIDSDQLGHRAYAPGGPAYQPVVEAFGTDILHKDGLINRKVLGSRVFGNKKQLKMLTDIMWPVIAKLAREEMDVAVAEDSILP, encoded by the exons ATGGCTGTATTTGGGTCAGGACTTTTGGTGCTGACATCGCCGCTGGCCGTCCTGGCCCCTCGCCTGGCTCCCATCCTGACCTCAGCGGCCCGTCTGGTGAACCACACACTCTATGTGCATCTGCAGCCCGGCTTGAGCCTGGAGGGTCCGGCTCAGCCCCAGGCCAGCCCTGTGCAGGCCACGTTCGAGGTTCTGGATTTCATCGCACACTTGTACGCAGGCGCCGACCTTCACAGGCACCTGGACGTCAGAATCCTACTGACCAACATCCAAACCAAAAGCACCTTTCTCCCTTCACTGTCCAGTTCGGTCCAGAATCTGGCCCACCCTCCGGAAGTAGTGCTGACAGACTTCCAGACTCTGGATGGAAGCCAGTACAACCCTGCGAAGCAGAAGCTAGAGCGTTACGCCACCAGCTGTTACAGCTGTTGTTCGCATCTGTCTTCAGTGTTGCTGTACCccgattatggggctggagagattcccgTGGACACCTCGAATGTCCCCTTACCCTCCACCATCAGGCCAGCTTCTCCTGTGGCCAGGTCCCCAAAGCAACCTGTGCGTGGCTACCTCCGTGGGGCGGTGGGTGGCACGTTTGACCGGCTGCACAATGCCCACAAAGTGCTACTCAGTGTGGCATGTGTCCTGGCCAAGGAGCGGCTCGTGGTGGGAGTAGCAGACAAAGATCTGTTGAAGA GTAAGTTGCTCCCTGAGCTGCTTCAGCCTTACGAAAAACGTGTAGAATGTCTGAGTGAGTTCCTGGTGGATGTCAAGCCCTCCCTGACGTTTGATGTCGTCCCCCTACTGGACCCCTATGGGCCGGCCGGCTCTGACCCCTTCCTGGAGTTCCTGGTGGTCAGCGAGGAGACCTATCGTGGAGGGATGGCCGTCAACCGCTTCCGCCTTGAGCAT GACCTGGAGGAGCTTGCCTTGTACCAGATCCAGCTGTTGAAGGACGAACACCACAGGGAAAATGAAGAAGACAAAGTCAGCTCCTCCACCTTCCGCCAGCGACTCCTGGGAAGCCTGCTTCGGCGTCCAAAT GAGAGGCCAGATCTCCCTTCCGGTCTCTATGTGCTTGGGCTGACTGGCATCAGTGGCTCTGGGAAGAGCTCAATAGCTCAGCGCCTGAAGGGTCTGGGAGCATTTGTCATAGACAGTGACCAACTGGGCCATCGGGCCTATGCCCCTGGGGGTCCTGCCTACCAGCCTGTGGTGGAGGCCTTTGGAACAG ATATTCTCCATAAAGATGGCCTTATCAACAGGAAGGTGCTCGGCAGCCGAGTATTTGGGAACAAG AAGCAACTGAAAATGCTCACAGACATTATGTGGCCAGTCATCGCAAAGCTGGCCCGAGAGGAAATGGATGTGGCTGTGGCTGAGG ACAGTATCCTGCCTTGA
- the Mlx gene encoding max-like protein X isoform X2, with product MWSSLASSSRPGACPLPCFRFCRSTMTEPGASPEDPWVKVEYVYSDNSLDPGLFVESSHKGSVVSRANSIGSTSASSVPNTDDEDSDYHQEESYKDRRRRAHTQAEQKRRDAIKRGYDDLQTIVPTCQQQDFSIGSQKLSKAIVLQKTIDYIQFLHKEKKKQEEEVSTLRKDVTALKIMKVNYEQIVKAHQDNLHEGEDQVSDQVKFNVFQGIMDSLFQSFNASISVASFQELSACVFSWIEEHCKPQTLREIVIGVLHQLKNQLY from the exons ATGTGGTCGAGCCTCGCCTCTTCCTCGAGGCCGGGGGCCTGTCCGCTGCCTTGTTTCCGGTTCTGTAGGTCCACGATGACGGAGCCGGGCGCCTCTCCCGAGGACCCCTGGGTCAAG GTGGAGTATGTCTACAGTGACAACAGTCTGGATCCTG GACTTTTTGTAGAAAGCAGTCACAAAGGAAGTGTAGTGTCCAGAGCTAATAGCATCGGCTCCACAAGTGCCTCTTCTGTCCCCAACACAG ATGATGAGGACAGTGATTACCACCAGGAGGAGTCCTACAAAGACCGGAGGCGGCGAGCGCACACTCAGGCTGAGCAGAAGAGGAGGGACGCCATCAAG AGAGGCTATGATGACCTTCAGACCATTGTTCCTACCTGCCAGCAGCAGGACTTCTCCATTGGCTCCCAAAAGCTCAGCAAAGCCATTGTTCTACAGAAGA CCATTGACTACATCCAGTTTTTACAcaaggagaagaaaaagcaagaggAAGAGGTATCCACCCTACGCAAAGATGTCACAGCTCTGAAGATAATGAAAGT GAACTATGAACAGATTGTGAAGGCGCACCAGGACAACCTTCATGAGGGCGAGGACCAAGTCTCTGATCAGGTCAAGTTCAATGTATTTCAAGGCATCATGGACTCGCTATTCCAGTCCTTCAATGCCTCCATCTCTGTAGCCAGCTTCCAGGAGCTGTCAGCCTGTGTCTTCAGCTGGATTGAGGAGCACTGCAAGCCACAG ACCCTACGAGAGATTGTGATCGGCGTCCTTCATCAGTTGAAAAACCAACTCTACTGA
- the Mlx gene encoding max-like protein X isoform X3, with the protein MWSSLASSSRPGACPLPCFRFCRSTMTEPGASPEDPWVKVEYVYSDNSLDPDDEDSDYHQEESYKDRRRRAHTQAEQKRRDAIKRGYDDLQTIVPTCQQQDFSIGSQKLSKAIVLQKTIDYIQFLHKEKKKQEEEVSTLRKDVTALKIMKVNYEQIVKAHQDNLHEGEDQVSDQVKFNVFQGIMDSLFQSFNASISVASFQELSACVFSWIEEHCKPQTLREIVIGVLHQLKNQLY; encoded by the exons ATGTGGTCGAGCCTCGCCTCTTCCTCGAGGCCGGGGGCCTGTCCGCTGCCTTGTTTCCGGTTCTGTAGGTCCACGATGACGGAGCCGGGCGCCTCTCCCGAGGACCCCTGGGTCAAG GTGGAGTATGTCTACAGTGACAACAGTCTGGATCCTG ATGATGAGGACAGTGATTACCACCAGGAGGAGTCCTACAAAGACCGGAGGCGGCGAGCGCACACTCAGGCTGAGCAGAAGAGGAGGGACGCCATCAAG AGAGGCTATGATGACCTTCAGACCATTGTTCCTACCTGCCAGCAGCAGGACTTCTCCATTGGCTCCCAAAAGCTCAGCAAAGCCATTGTTCTACAGAAGA CCATTGACTACATCCAGTTTTTACAcaaggagaagaaaaagcaagaggAAGAGGTATCCACCCTACGCAAAGATGTCACAGCTCTGAAGATAATGAAAGT GAACTATGAACAGATTGTGAAGGCGCACCAGGACAACCTTCATGAGGGCGAGGACCAAGTCTCTGATCAGGTCAAGTTCAATGTATTTCAAGGCATCATGGACTCGCTATTCCAGTCCTTCAATGCCTCCATCTCTGTAGCCAGCTTCCAGGAGCTGTCAGCCTGTGTCTTCAGCTGGATTGAGGAGCACTGCAAGCCACAG ACCCTACGAGAGATTGTGATCGGCGTCCTTCATCAGTTGAAAAACCAACTCTACTGA
- the Mlx gene encoding max-like protein X isoform X1, translated as MTEPGASPEDPWVKASPVGAHASEGRAGRARARKGSGRLEASQPSPESPPFSGPRGCRKDSSHPACGKVEYVYSDNSLDPGLFVESSHKGSVVSRANSIGSTSASSVPNTDDEDSDYHQEESYKDRRRRAHTQAEQKRRDAIKRGYDDLQTIVPTCQQQDFSIGSQKLSKAIVLQKTIDYIQFLHKEKKKQEEEVSTLRKDVTALKIMKVNYEQIVKAHQDNLHEGEDQVSDQVKFNVFQGIMDSLFQSFNASISVASFQELSACVFSWIEEHCKPQTLREIVIGVLHQLKNQLY; from the exons ATGACGGAGCCGGGCGCCTCTCCCGAGGACCCCTGGGTCAAGGCAAGCCCCGTGGGCGCGCATGCCAGCGAGGGGAGGGCGGGACGGGCTCGTGCACGTAAGGGGTCCGGAAGACTGGAGGCTTCCCAACCATCCCCAGAGTCTCCCCCGTTCTCCGGGCCCCGGGGCTGCAGGAAAGACAGCTCTCACCCCGCCTGTGGCAAG GTGGAGTATGTCTACAGTGACAACAGTCTGGATCCTG GACTTTTTGTAGAAAGCAGTCACAAAGGAAGTGTAGTGTCCAGAGCTAATAGCATCGGCTCCACAAGTGCCTCTTCTGTCCCCAACACAG ATGATGAGGACAGTGATTACCACCAGGAGGAGTCCTACAAAGACCGGAGGCGGCGAGCGCACACTCAGGCTGAGCAGAAGAGGAGGGACGCCATCAAG AGAGGCTATGATGACCTTCAGACCATTGTTCCTACCTGCCAGCAGCAGGACTTCTCCATTGGCTCCCAAAAGCTCAGCAAAGCCATTGTTCTACAGAAGA CCATTGACTACATCCAGTTTTTACAcaaggagaagaaaaagcaagaggAAGAGGTATCCACCCTACGCAAAGATGTCACAGCTCTGAAGATAATGAAAGT GAACTATGAACAGATTGTGAAGGCGCACCAGGACAACCTTCATGAGGGCGAGGACCAAGTCTCTGATCAGGTCAAGTTCAATGTATTTCAAGGCATCATGGACTCGCTATTCCAGTCCTTCAATGCCTCCATCTCTGTAGCCAGCTTCCAGGAGCTGTCAGCCTGTGTCTTCAGCTGGATTGAGGAGCACTGCAAGCCACAG ACCCTACGAGAGATTGTGATCGGCGTCCTTCATCAGTTGAAAAACCAACTCTACTGA
- the LOC101609850 gene encoding homologous-pairing protein 2 homolog isoform X2, translating to MSKSRAEAAAGAPGILLRYLQEQNRPYSAQDVFGNLQREHGLGKAAVVKALEQLAQQGRIREKTYGKQKIYFADQDQFDTVSDADLHGLDAKIAALTAKVQSLQQSCRHMEAELKELTSALTTPEMQREIQELRKECACYTERLKNIKAATNHVTPEEKEKVYSERQKYCKEWRKRKRMATELCDAILEGYPKSKKQFFEEVGIETDEDYNVTLPDP from the exons ATGAGTAAAAGCCGGGCCGAAGCTGCGGCGGGAG CCCCCGGGATCCTCCTGAGGTACCTGCAGGAACAGAACCGGCCCTACAGCGCCCAGGACGTGTTCGGGAACCTGCAGAGGGAACATGGACTGGGCAAGGCG GCGGTGGTGAAGGCGCTGGAGCAGCTGGCCCAGCAAGGCAGGATCCGAGAGAAGACGTACGGCAAGCAGAAGATCTACTTTGCGGATCAG GACCAGTTTGACACAGTGAGTGATGCTGACCTCCACGGCCTGGATGCCAAAATTGCGGCCCTCACTGCCAAGGTGCAGAGTTTACAGCAGAGCTGCCGCCACATGGAGGCTG AGCTGAAGGAGTTAACAAGTGCCTTGACGACTcctgagatgcagagagagatcCAAGAGTTAAGGAAGGAATGTGCCTGCTACACAGAGAGATTGAAGAACATCAAAGCAGCCACCAACCATGTCActccagaagaaaaagagaag GTATACAGTGAGAGGCAAAAATACTGTAAGGAGTGGAGGAAGCGCAAGAGGATG GCAACAGAGCTGTGTGATGCAATCCTTGAAGGGTACCCCAAGAGCAAGAAGCAGTTCTTT GAAGAAGTTGGGATAGAGACAGATGAAGACTATAACGTTACACTCCCAGACCCCTGA
- the LOC101609850 gene encoding homologous-pairing protein 2 homolog isoform X1 encodes MSKSRAEAAAGAPGILLRYLQEQNRPYSAQDVFGNLQREHGLGKAAVVKALEQLAQQGRIREKTYGKQKIYFADQDQFDTVSDADLHGLDAKIAALTAKVQSLQQSCRHMEAELKELTSALTTPEMQREIQELRKECACYTERLKNIKAATNHVTPEEKEKVYSERQKYCKEWRKRKRMQAGPSIATAHLKPGALFVRQQSCVMQSLKGTPRARSSSLKKLG; translated from the exons ATGAGTAAAAGCCGGGCCGAAGCTGCGGCGGGAG CCCCCGGGATCCTCCTGAGGTACCTGCAGGAACAGAACCGGCCCTACAGCGCCCAGGACGTGTTCGGGAACCTGCAGAGGGAACATGGACTGGGCAAGGCG GCGGTGGTGAAGGCGCTGGAGCAGCTGGCCCAGCAAGGCAGGATCCGAGAGAAGACGTACGGCAAGCAGAAGATCTACTTTGCGGATCAG GACCAGTTTGACACAGTGAGTGATGCTGACCTCCACGGCCTGGATGCCAAAATTGCGGCCCTCACTGCCAAGGTGCAGAGTTTACAGCAGAGCTGCCGCCACATGGAGGCTG AGCTGAAGGAGTTAACAAGTGCCTTGACGACTcctgagatgcagagagagatcCAAGAGTTAAGGAAGGAATGTGCCTGCTACACAGAGAGATTGAAGAACATCAAAGCAGCCACCAACCATGTCActccagaagaaaaagagaag GTATACAGTGAGAGGCAAAAATACTGTAAGGAGTGGAGGAAGCGCAAGAGGATG CAGGCAGGACCCAGTATTGCTACTGCCCATCTGAAACCAGGTGCTTTGTTTGTCAGGCAACAGAGCTGTGTGATGCAATCCTTGAAGGGTACCCCAAGAGCAAGAAGCAGTTCTTT GAAGAAGTTGGGATAG
- the LOC101609850 gene encoding homologous-pairing protein 2 homolog isoform X3: MTPGILLRYLQEQNRPYSAQDVFGNLQREHGLGKAAVVKALEQLAQQGRIREKTYGKQKIYFADQDQFDTVSDADLHGLDAKIAALTAKVQSLQQSCRHMEAELKELTSALTTPEMQREIQELRKECACYTERLKNIKAATNHVTPEEKEKVYSERQKYCKEWRKRKRMQAGPSIATAHLKPGALFVRQQSCVMQSLKGTPRARSSSLKKLG, from the exons ATGA CCCCCGGGATCCTCCTGAGGTACCTGCAGGAACAGAACCGGCCCTACAGCGCCCAGGACGTGTTCGGGAACCTGCAGAGGGAACATGGACTGGGCAAGGCG GCGGTGGTGAAGGCGCTGGAGCAGCTGGCCCAGCAAGGCAGGATCCGAGAGAAGACGTACGGCAAGCAGAAGATCTACTTTGCGGATCAG GACCAGTTTGACACAGTGAGTGATGCTGACCTCCACGGCCTGGATGCCAAAATTGCGGCCCTCACTGCCAAGGTGCAGAGTTTACAGCAGAGCTGCCGCCACATGGAGGCTG AGCTGAAGGAGTTAACAAGTGCCTTGACGACTcctgagatgcagagagagatcCAAGAGTTAAGGAAGGAATGTGCCTGCTACACAGAGAGATTGAAGAACATCAAAGCAGCCACCAACCATGTCActccagaagaaaaagagaag GTATACAGTGAGAGGCAAAAATACTGTAAGGAGTGGAGGAAGCGCAAGAGGATG CAGGCAGGACCCAGTATTGCTACTGCCCATCTGAAACCAGGTGCTTTGTTTGTCAGGCAACAGAGCTGTGTGATGCAATCCTTGAAGGGTACCCCAAGAGCAAGAAGCAGTTCTTT GAAGAAGTTGGGATAG
- the Retreg3 gene encoding reticulophagy regulator 3: MIIVCIDQWKNKIWPEIKVPRPGALDNESWGFVHPRLLSVPELCHRVAEVWVSGTIFIRNLLLFKKQNPGKFCLLSCGILTFLAVLGRYIPGLLLSYLMLVTVMLWPLAAYHRLWDRACVQLKPALQRLDFSVRGYMMSKQRERQLRRRALHPERAVDIHSDSEEELAAFCPQLDDSTVARELAITDSEHSDAEVSCTDNGTFNLSRGQTPLTEGSEDLDGHSDPEESFARDLPDFPSINVDPAGLDDEDDTSIGIPSLMFRPPPAAEEPQPLPASQDEAALPELLLGALPVGSNLTSNLANLVSQGVIQLALSGASQTGPSGPPLRRAARGFLRAPSSDLDTDAEGDDFELLDQSELNQLDPASSRSH, encoded by the exons TGCCAAGACCCGGCGCATTAGACAATGAGAG ctGGGGCTTTGTGCACCCCCGGTTGCTCAGCGTGCCCGAGCTCTGCCACCGTGTAGCTGAAGTCTGGGTTAGTGGGACCATTTTCATAAGGaatcttttgctttttaaaaagcaaaacccaGGCAAG TTCTGCTTGCTGAGCTGTGGGATACTCACCTTTTTGGCCGTCTTGGGTCGCTACATCCCTGGGCTTCTGCTGTCCTACTTGATGC TCGTCACTGTCATGTTGTGGCCCCTTGCTGCATACCACCGACTGTGGGATCGAGCCTGTGTGCAGCTGAAGCCAGCTTTGCAGCGACTCGACTTCAGTGTTCGTGGCTACATGatgtctaagcagagagagagacaat TGCGCCGCAGAGCTCTACACCCAGAACGTGCCGTGGACATCCACAGTGACAGTGAGGAGGAACTAGCCGCCTTCTGTCCTCAg ctgGACGATTCTACAGTTGCCAGGGAATTGGCCATCACCGACTCTGAGCATTCAGATGCTGAGGTCTCCTGTACAGACAATGGCACATTCAATCTTTCAAGGGGCCAAACACCCTTAACAGAAGGCTCTGAAG ACCTAGATGGTCACAGCGATCCAGAGGAGTCGTTTGCCAGAGACCTTCCAGACTTCCCTTCCATTAACGTGGACCCTGCTGGCCTGGATGATGAGGACGATACCAGCATCGGGATACCCAGCTTGATGTTCCGCCCTCCACCAGCTGCCGAGGAGCCCCAGCCCCTACCTGCCAGCCAGGATGAGGCTGCACTGCCAGAGCTCCTGCTTGGTGCTCTTCCTGTAGGATCCAACCTCACCAGCAACCTTGCCAACTTGGTCTCCCAGGGTGTGATCCAGCTGGCTTTGTCAGGGGCTTCCCAGACAGGTCCTTCTGGCCCACCTCTCCGAAGAGCAGCGAGAGGCTTCCTCCGGGCCCCTAGTTCAGACCTGGACACTGATGCTGAGggagatgactttgaacttctggacCAATCAGAGCTGAACCAGCTGGACCCTGCCAGTTCTAGGAGCCATTGA